A region from the Desulfomarina profundi genome encodes:
- a CDS encoding oligosaccharide flippase family protein produces the protein MKPGFEKTYGVKVYIGTYATSLFIQVCTVFQGALLARLLGPQGRGELAAIQLWPGVFASIGLLGINMALTRRAGKTNDTAPLIKSALYISCITGFCTAVICLFFLSYLIPTEMRKILPVATIFLLYIPLNHMALNLLAIDQGTGNFKLFNFTRAQIYPVFFAGLILTWFFAEDKLLWVVISLLAGNLTVAITRVVLKRSILRQQIKHVSLRLLLREGLPYQITTIFSLFSQYIDQILLLWLLTPSEMGLYVVARSSSSVIASLPASLGIVSLSEAARLDKSNGFSPLARMVRRGEYSQE, from the coding sequence ATGAAACCTGGATTTGAAAAGACTTATGGAGTGAAGGTATACATCGGCACTTATGCCACTTCACTTTTTATTCAGGTCTGCACTGTCTTTCAGGGAGCCCTTCTGGCTCGCCTCCTCGGCCCACAGGGACGGGGTGAACTGGCGGCCATTCAGCTCTGGCCGGGTGTTTTTGCCTCTATTGGACTGCTCGGCATCAATATGGCCCTGACCAGGAGAGCCGGAAAAACGAATGATACTGCACCTCTCATTAAAAGTGCTTTGTATATTTCGTGTATAACCGGTTTTTGTACCGCTGTGATCTGCCTGTTTTTTCTGTCATATCTTATACCGACGGAAATGCGGAAAATACTCCCCGTGGCAACTATCTTTCTGCTTTATATTCCATTAAACCATATGGCATTGAATCTGCTTGCCATTGACCAGGGCACCGGGAATTTTAAATTGTTTAATTTTACACGTGCCCAGATCTATCCGGTCTTTTTCGCAGGCTTAATCCTGACCTGGTTTTTCGCAGAAGACAAACTGCTCTGGGTAGTAATATCTCTTCTGGCAGGTAATCTAACAGTTGCAATAACACGAGTTGTCCTGAAACGGTCAATACTTCGACAACAGATAAAACACGTTTCCCTTCGACTGCTTCTCAGGGAAGGGCTGCCCTACCAGATTACGACCATATTTTCCCTTTTCAGCCAATATATAGATCAAATCCTCCTTTTGTGGCTTTTAACACCTTCTGAAATGGGTCTGTATGTTGTTGCCCGGTCTTCCAGTAGTGTTATTGCAAGCCTTCCGGCGTCTCTTGGCATTGTATCACTCTCTGAAGCTGCCAGGCTTGACAAATCCAATGGTTTTTCCCCCTTGGCAAGAATGGTTCGCAGGGGGGAATACTCTCAGGAGTGA
- a CDS encoding UDP-glucuronic acid decarboxylase family protein, with translation MKPHSIKRILVTGGAGFLGSHLCKRLLDDGHEVICVDNYFTGTKDNIIPLMDNRRFEVIRHDITFPLYLEVDEIYNLACPASPIHYQHDPVQTTKTSVHGAINMLGLAKRIKAKIFQASTSEVYGDPQIHPQTEDYWGHVNPIGFRSCYDEGKRCAETLFFDYRRQHKLRIKVARIFNTYGPNMHPNDGRVVSNFIVQALQNKPITLYGDGSQSRSFCHVDDLIEVFVRLMNSPDDFTGPVNTGNPDEFTIRELAEIIIDLTGSKSELVFRPLPSDDPTQRRPNITLAKEKLGWEPEIHLEEGLKRTVPYFEKLLLENRFDI, from the coding sequence ATGAAACCCCATTCTATCAAACGAATTCTTGTGACCGGGGGTGCCGGTTTTCTCGGCTCTCATCTCTGCAAAAGACTCCTTGACGACGGGCATGAAGTTATCTGTGTCGATAACTATTTTACCGGCACCAAAGATAACATCATACCCCTGATGGACAATCGCCGTTTTGAGGTTATCCGCCACGACATCACCTTTCCGCTCTACCTCGAAGTCGATGAGATTTACAACCTGGCTTGCCCTGCATCTCCCATTCACTATCAGCATGATCCGGTGCAGACAACCAAGACGAGTGTCCACGGGGCAATCAATATGCTTGGCCTTGCCAAACGGATAAAAGCCAAAATTTTCCAGGCCTCAACCAGTGAAGTCTATGGCGATCCGCAGATCCATCCCCAGACTGAAGATTACTGGGGACACGTCAACCCCATAGGATTCCGTTCCTGTTACGATGAAGGCAAACGCTGTGCGGAAACGCTGTTTTTCGATTACCGGCGTCAACATAAATTACGAATTAAAGTAGCTCGTATTTTCAATACTTATGGGCCCAACATGCACCCTAATGATGGTCGGGTTGTCTCCAACTTCATTGTCCAGGCACTGCAGAATAAACCCATAACCCTCTATGGGGACGGCTCCCAGTCTCGATCTTTCTGCCATGTGGATGATTTGATAGAGGTATTTGTCAGGTTGATGAACAGTCCTGACGATTTTACCGGTCCGGTCAATACAGGAAATCCCGATGAATTTACGATCAGAGAGCTTGCGGAAATTATTATTGATTTAACAGGTTCAAAATCAGAACTTGTTTTCAGGCCACTGCCTTCAGATGATCCTACCCAGCGTAGACCCAATATCACACTAGCAAAGGAAAAATTAGGGTGGGAACCTGAAATCCATCTTGAAGAGGGGTTAAAAAGGACTGTCCCCTATTTTGAAAAGCTTTTGCTGGAGAACAGGTTTGATATCTGA
- a CDS encoding MerR family transcriptional regulator: protein MKKYIPDKLYFKIGEVAKLAEVPTHVLRYWESEFSEIRPKRAGSGQRLYRKKDIVFILQIKTLLHEHGYTIAGARKFLAAGNKKPPPAQGNETTGRKIPDQLSSIKQELLELQNILLSKKE, encoded by the coding sequence ATGAAAAAATATATTCCAGATAAGCTCTATTTCAAGATCGGTGAAGTCGCAAAACTGGCCGAGGTACCAACGCATGTACTGCGCTACTGGGAGTCGGAATTTTCTGAAATTCGACCCAAAAGAGCCGGGTCAGGCCAGAGACTGTACAGAAAAAAAGATATAGTGTTCATTCTTCAGATAAAAACCCTGCTCCATGAACATGGTTACACAATAGCAGGAGCACGAAAATTTCTTGCCGCCGGAAACAAAAAACCACCCCCGGCACAGGGAAATGAAACAACCGGGAGGAAGATCCCGGATCAGCTCTCCTCCATCAAGCAGGAGCTGCTGGAATTACAGAATATTCTTCTGTCAAAAAAAGAATAA
- a CDS encoding integration host factor subunit alpha yields MDNITEEKKPQNLTRRELAEVLSDKLGFSQSNCAQIVDSFIAAMKRALLNGEEIKLVHFGTFTVREKAPRKGRNPRTGETITIKKRNTVSFRASKKLRERINRKEELIE; encoded by the coding sequence ATGGATAATATTACTGAAGAAAAAAAACCACAGAACCTCACAAGAAGAGAACTTGCAGAAGTATTGTCAGATAAACTCGGGTTTTCTCAAAGCAATTGCGCACAGATAGTTGACAGTTTTATCGCTGCCATGAAACGAGCCCTGTTAAACGGAGAGGAAATAAAACTCGTTCATTTCGGTACGTTTACTGTCAGAGAAAAGGCTCCACGCAAGGGTAGAAATCCCAGAACAGGTGAAACCATCACCATCAAGAAACGGAATACCGTCAGTTTCAGGGCCAGCAAGAAACTGCGGGAACGGATCAACAGGAAGGAAGAGCTCATCGAATAG
- the pheT gene encoding phenylalanine--tRNA ligase subunit beta: MKFTLDWLQQYVDTEGLSPEQLADKLTMLGLEVDSVVPLYQELAPLKTGRVTSCEKHPNADKLSLCQVDVGDKTVQIVCGAPNVREGLAVVVVLPGTTLPGNFKIKKSKVRGIESFGMICSERELGLSEEHDGIMELPEGTEPGQSFIKAMGLDDIMVEVDLTPNRPDCASVIGIAREIAGITEKPLQVPIKDAEIKSTSKEFSVSVESDKLCPRYAARLIKNITIGPSPWWLRKRLLSIGLRPINNIVDVTNFVMMEYGQPLHAFDFNTLTESKIIVRTPRKDETHFTTLDNTKRAIDKDTLLICDGEKPIAVAGVMGGMNSEVTESTTDILLESACFNDVSIRKSARKLNLSTDASYRFERGVDPDGTINALNRAVELICEICNTTAKDEGADVYGGKKPLNSQTLRISRTNTLLGTELTGREMADLLQSIGIRCKDKDEDTLWVNPPSFRVDIEREADLVEEIARLYGYDNIPVTLPQVHLSFPEQDPRRIKRNNLAGALASAGYTEAINYSFISRNFAEMLSLSASDRRSKSVALLNPLSEEQAVMRTLLLPGLLENVKRNINFQKTAVKLFEIGKVFFPVAGDEQPVEKMFISGVLTGNRHGENSPLYYKQASVDIFDVKGCVEFILEQSGIPFGSKNSVQFRQPENSECEPFAEHSYALNIVYGDSTLGTLGKITDEILKKFAIKHDVYYFDLDYDALCDIKTTAKKFSSLPVFPSVKRDIALIVPKAVSSGELLEVVRSSRDKLIENVEIFDVFEGEKIQQGCKSVALSITYRSQTKTLTEKNVEKSHSKIVRLLTDRFEGSFRDG; the protein is encoded by the coding sequence ATGAAGTTTACCTTAGACTGGTTGCAGCAATATGTCGATACTGAAGGGCTTTCTCCCGAACAGCTGGCCGATAAACTGACCATGCTCGGTCTTGAAGTTGATTCAGTAGTTCCTCTTTACCAGGAACTTGCTCCCCTGAAAACTGGAAGAGTCACCTCCTGTGAAAAACACCCCAATGCTGACAAACTCTCTCTCTGCCAGGTCGATGTTGGGGATAAAACCGTGCAAATCGTCTGTGGAGCACCCAATGTCAGAGAAGGTCTTGCAGTAGTTGTTGTCCTTCCCGGAACCACCCTTCCCGGTAATTTTAAAATCAAGAAATCCAAAGTGCGTGGAATCGAGTCCTTTGGCATGATCTGCTCTGAAAGAGAACTGGGTTTGAGCGAAGAGCATGATGGTATTATGGAATTACCTGAAGGAACCGAGCCGGGTCAGTCATTTATAAAGGCCATGGGCCTTGATGATATCATGGTGGAAGTTGATCTCACCCCAAATCGTCCTGACTGCGCTTCCGTTATTGGTATTGCCAGGGAAATTGCGGGCATCACCGAAAAACCCCTCCAGGTTCCCATCAAGGACGCGGAAATCAAATCCACTTCAAAAGAATTTTCGGTATCGGTGGAATCAGATAAACTCTGCCCGCGATACGCAGCACGATTAATTAAAAATATAACAATCGGGCCATCCCCCTGGTGGTTGAGAAAACGGCTCCTGTCCATTGGTCTGCGTCCCATCAACAATATCGTTGATGTTACCAATTTTGTTATGATGGAATATGGTCAGCCCCTCCACGCCTTTGATTTTAACACTCTCACCGAGAGTAAAATAATTGTTCGCACCCCACGAAAAGATGAAACTCATTTCACAACCTTGGATAACACAAAACGGGCCATTGACAAAGATACTCTCTTGATTTGTGATGGGGAAAAACCCATTGCCGTTGCCGGGGTCATGGGGGGAATGAATTCCGAGGTTACTGAATCCACAACTGATATTCTTCTTGAAAGTGCCTGTTTCAACGATGTTTCCATCCGAAAAAGCGCAAGAAAACTCAATCTCTCAACGGATGCCTCCTATCGTTTTGAAAGAGGTGTCGACCCGGATGGCACCATCAACGCCCTCAATCGCGCAGTCGAACTGATCTGTGAAATATGCAACACCACGGCAAAGGACGAGGGAGCTGACGTTTATGGCGGGAAAAAACCTCTTAACTCACAGACATTACGTATTTCCAGAACAAATACACTTCTTGGGACAGAATTAACCGGCCGGGAAATGGCAGATCTGCTGCAATCCATAGGAATACGGTGCAAAGATAAGGATGAGGATACGCTCTGGGTCAATCCTCCGTCTTTCCGTGTTGATATAGAAAGAGAAGCTGACCTTGTTGAAGAAATTGCCCGGTTATACGGGTATGACAATATCCCCGTCACTCTCCCCCAGGTCCATCTCAGTTTTCCGGAGCAGGACCCACGAAGGATAAAGCGCAATAATCTTGCCGGTGCCCTTGCTTCCGCAGGGTATACTGAAGCCATCAACTACAGTTTTATTTCACGCAATTTTGCTGAAATGCTCTCCCTTTCCGCTTCTGACAGGCGATCAAAGAGTGTTGCTCTTCTCAATCCCCTGAGTGAAGAGCAGGCGGTCATGCGCACCCTGCTGCTGCCCGGTCTTCTTGAAAATGTAAAGCGCAACATCAATTTCCAGAAAACAGCTGTAAAGCTTTTTGAAATTGGGAAAGTATTTTTTCCCGTGGCCGGCGATGAACAACCGGTGGAAAAAATGTTTATTTCAGGTGTGCTTACCGGCAACCGTCATGGAGAAAACTCTCCCTTATATTACAAACAGGCCTCTGTTGATATATTTGACGTTAAAGGCTGCGTTGAGTTTATCCTGGAACAGAGCGGGATTCCCTTCGGCTCGAAAAACAGTGTCCAGTTCAGGCAGCCCGAAAACAGCGAATGTGAACCTTTTGCGGAACATAGTTACGCCCTGAATATCGTCTATGGGGACAGTACCCTTGGCACCCTTGGCAAAATTACTGATGAGATCTTGAAAAAATTCGCCATAAAACATGACGTCTACTATTTTGATCTTGATTATGACGCTCTTTGTGATATAAAAACAACCGCGAAAAAATTCTCGAGCTTACCTGTATTTCCCTCGGTTAAAAGGGATATTGCCCTTATAGTTCCGAAAGCTGTTTCTTCAGGTGAGCTTCTTGAAGTTGTCCGCTCAAGCAGAGATAAGCTTATTGAAAATGTAGAAATTTTTGATGTGTTTGAGGGTGAAAAGATACAACAGGGTTGTAAAAGTGTTGCCCTTTCCATAACATATCGATCACAAACAAAGACGCTTACGGAAAAAAATGTGGAAAAATCCCACTCAAAAATAGTACGTTTGCTCACAGATAGATTCGAGGGAAGCTTCCGCGATGGATAA
- the pheS gene encoding phenylalanine--tRNA ligase subunit alpha, whose amino-acid sequence MENELQRLESEARKQLAQLTDNRQLEEFRISFLGRKGHFTVIMRQLGSVAKEDRPRMGQMANRIKGEIEKLFKEKSAALLASAKTETDAPDLTLPGRFPTVGKLHPVTQVMNEACAIFEQLGFSVAEGPDVETDHYNFEALNIPAHHPARDMHDTFYVTDSTLLRTHTSPMQARIMENKQPPLRVIAPGKVYRCDSDITHTPMFHQVEGFLVDKDISFADLKGILTVFLREMFEKELPLRFRPSFFPFTEPSAEVDIACVMCDGAGCRVCKKTGWLEILGSGMIDPEVFRMVGYDSEIYSGFAFGLGIERIAMLKYGIDDIRLFYENDQRFLQQF is encoded by the coding sequence ATGGAAAACGAGTTACAACGGTTGGAAAGTGAGGCCAGAAAGCAACTGGCTCAACTCACAGATAACAGGCAGCTTGAGGAATTCCGTATCTCTTTCCTTGGCCGCAAGGGACATTTCACCGTGATCATGCGTCAGCTCGGGTCCGTCGCCAAAGAGGACAGGCCCCGCATGGGTCAGATGGCAAACAGAATCAAAGGTGAAATTGAAAAACTGTTCAAGGAAAAATCTGCAGCCCTACTGGCCTCGGCAAAAACAGAAACCGATGCGCCCGACCTGACCCTTCCTGGACGATTCCCGACCGTGGGCAAACTCCATCCGGTCACCCAGGTTATGAACGAGGCCTGCGCAATTTTTGAACAACTTGGATTCTCGGTGGCTGAAGGCCCTGATGTGGAGACGGATCATTATAATTTTGAAGCGCTGAATATTCCGGCCCATCACCCGGCCAGGGATATGCACGATACATTCTATGTCACTGATTCCACCCTGCTTCGGACCCATACTTCACCCATGCAGGCCAGAATCATGGAAAACAAACAACCCCCTCTCCGGGTCATTGCTCCCGGGAAGGTGTACAGGTGTGATTCCGATATAACTCATACACCCATGTTTCACCAGGTTGAGGGTTTTCTGGTGGACAAAGATATATCTTTTGCTGATCTTAAAGGTATTTTGACCGTATTCCTCAGGGAAATGTTTGAAAAAGAGCTACCTCTTCGCTTTCGTCCCAGTTTTTTCCCCTTTACGGAACCCAGTGCCGAAGTTGATATTGCCTGTGTCATGTGCGACGGTGCCGGATGTCGGGTCTGCAAAAAGACCGGCTGGCTGGAAATCCTTGGATCCGGGATGATCGACCCCGAAGTTTTTCGAATGGTCGGCTATGATTCCGAAATCTACAGTGGTTTTGCCTTTGGACTCGGTATTGAGCGTATTGCCATGCTCAAATATGGAATCGACGATATCAGACTGTTCTATGAAAACGATCAACGTTTTCTGCAGCAGTTTTAG
- the rplT gene encoding 50S ribosomal protein L20, translated as MPRVTRGFKARRRRNRVLKLAKGYRGGRSRLYRTATEAVDRALCYAYRDRRTKKRDFRRLWITRINAGTRLNDMSYSAFMGGLKKAGVDLDRKVLANLAILDADAFSKVVQVAKEANA; from the coding sequence ATGCCACGCGTAACACGAGGTTTTAAGGCTCGCAGAAGAAGAAACAGAGTACTGAAACTTGCAAAGGGGTACAGAGGCGGTCGTTCCCGCCTTTACCGTACAGCCACCGAAGCAGTAGACCGGGCATTATGCTATGCCTACCGGGACAGAAGGACCAAGAAAAGAGATTTCCGCCGTCTCTGGATTACCCGCATTAATGCCGGTACCCGCCTCAACGACATGAGTTACAGCGCCTTTATGGGTGGACTGAAAAAGGCCGGTGTAGATCTTGATCGGAAAGTGCTGGCAAATCTTGCCATTCTTGATGCGGACGCATTCAGCAAGGTAGTGCAGGTGGCAAAAGAAGCCAACGCATAG
- the rpmI gene encoding 50S ribosomal protein L35, with protein MPKMKTNRGAAKRFKATGSGKIKRNKAYSSHILTKKTTKQKRGLRKSGLVDSANTKAIKKIMPYL; from the coding sequence ATGCCAAAGATGAAAACAAACAGAGGTGCGGCAAAACGATTCAAGGCCACAGGATCCGGAAAAATCAAGAGGAACAAAGCCTATTCAAGCCACATTCTCACCAAGAAGACGACAAAGCAGAAACGCGGCCTGAGGAAATCCGGTCTGGTTGATTCTGCCAATACCAAGGCAATCAAAAAGATTATGCCTTATCTGTAA
- the infC gene encoding translation initiation factor IF-3: protein MRRGRQAPVQREVRVQINDQIRFPKVRLIDQDGSQRGIVTSDEARNIAYDAGLDLVVVSANADPPVCRVMNYDKFRYEQKKKTQEAKKKQTTVETKEIKFRPKTEEHDLNFKTKNIRKFLKNGNKVKLTMRFRGREIVYSQTIGIEAMNKIAESLKDDAVILQMPKMEGRQLVMFVGPKP, encoded by the coding sequence ATCAGAAGAGGAAGACAAGCCCCGGTACAACGTGAAGTCAGAGTACAGATTAATGACCAGATACGCTTTCCCAAGGTACGTCTGATCGACCAGGACGGCTCACAAAGGGGAATAGTTACTTCGGATGAAGCTCGTAATATAGCTTATGATGCAGGGCTTGACCTTGTGGTAGTATCGGCAAATGCCGACCCACCGGTATGCCGGGTTATGAATTACGACAAATTCCGCTACGAGCAAAAGAAAAAGACTCAGGAAGCAAAAAAGAAACAGACCACAGTCGAGACAAAAGAGATTAAATTTCGGCCGAAGACGGAAGAGCACGATCTCAATTTCAAGACTAAAAATATCAGGAAATTTCTGAAGAACGGCAATAAAGTTAAACTGACCATGCGCTTTCGCGGTCGCGAAATTGTCTACTCCCAGACAATCGGGATTGAGGCCATGAATAAAATTGCCGAATCTCTGAAAGATGATGCAGTTATCCTGCAGATGCCGAAAATGGAAGGCAGGCAACTTGTCATGTTTGTAGGGCCAAAGCCATAA
- the thrS gene encoding threonine--tRNA ligase: MTDISIVLADSDSSVLVPAGTTVGDVLSSLLSNKQRKRTVAVEIDSVLHDFTTPLTENTTLSPVQVGSEKALEILHHSTAHVMALAVRDVFGQDIKIAIGPSIENGFYYDFFRNEAFSPEDFEKIEAKMEEIVRQALPFTRSELASDDAIKKFEAEEEKYKVELIRDLDTDTVSLYQVGEFTDLCRGPHLPNTSFIRAFKLLRVAGAYWRGDEKNDVLQRIYGTSFFDKKELRKYLNSLEEAKKRDHRKLGRELELFTVQEDIGAGLILWQPKGAQLRRLVEDYWKDEHYRHDYELLYTPHIARQDLWKTSGHLDFYSENMYSSMDIDDVAYQLKPMNCPFHIGVYNTRKRSYRELPIRWCELGTVYRYERAGALHGLLRVRGFTQDDAHIFCRPDQLEEEIFNILELNLLILKNFGFDDYDIYLSTRPEKYVGSDENWNLATESLKLALEKKGLEYMIDPGEGVFYGPKIDIKIKDQLGRSWQCSTIQVDFNLPERFQLGYTGADNSEHQPIMIHRALMGSLERFIGVLIEHYAGVFPLWFAPVQARILNITDDQAEYCEEIFKRFRKAGLRVEKDLRNEKLNFKIREAQVGKIPYMLIVGDKEKENGTVTVRLRNGKNLPPMTVSEFIDKVTEEVAQGRGD, from the coding sequence ATGACGGATATTTCTATAGTTTTAGCAGACAGTGATAGCAGTGTTTTGGTTCCGGCCGGAACGACTGTTGGCGATGTTCTTTCCTCCCTGCTTTCCAACAAGCAGAGAAAACGCACAGTTGCGGTGGAAATCGATTCCGTCCTTCATGATTTTACTACGCCACTGACCGAAAACACTACTCTTTCGCCGGTTCAGGTCGGTTCCGAAAAGGCACTCGAGATCCTTCACCATTCCACTGCCCATGTCATGGCCCTTGCGGTACGTGATGTATTCGGCCAAGACATAAAAATTGCCATCGGGCCTTCCATTGAAAACGGCTTCTACTACGATTTTTTCAGAAACGAAGCCTTCAGCCCTGAAGATTTTGAAAAGATCGAGGCAAAGATGGAAGAGATCGTTCGCCAGGCCCTTCCGTTTACCCGTTCTGAACTTGCCAGTGACGATGCCATCAAGAAATTTGAGGCTGAAGAAGAAAAGTATAAGGTTGAACTTATCCGTGACCTGGACACCGACACTGTATCACTCTACCAGGTAGGTGAATTTACTGATCTCTGCCGCGGGCCCCACCTCCCCAATACATCTTTTATCAGGGCATTCAAACTGCTGCGGGTAGCCGGTGCCTATTGGCGTGGAGATGAGAAAAATGATGTCCTCCAACGAATCTACGGAACATCTTTTTTTGACAAGAAAGAGTTGCGAAAATACCTCAATTCCCTGGAAGAGGCAAAAAAACGCGATCACCGTAAGCTCGGCAGGGAACTTGAGCTGTTCACCGTCCAGGAAGATATCGGTGCAGGCCTGATCCTCTGGCAGCCGAAAGGGGCCCAGCTGCGAAGACTGGTGGAAGATTACTGGAAAGACGAGCATTATCGCCATGATTATGAGCTGCTCTACACGCCGCATATTGCCCGTCAGGATCTCTGGAAAACATCGGGACACCTGGATTTTTACAGTGAAAACATGTATTCGTCCATGGATATAGACGATGTGGCCTACCAGCTGAAACCGATGAACTGCCCCTTTCATATCGGTGTATATAATACACGAAAAAGAAGTTACCGGGAGCTGCCGATCCGCTGGTGTGAACTCGGTACAGTTTATCGCTACGAACGTGCCGGTGCCCTGCATGGTTTACTGCGCGTTCGAGGATTCACCCAGGACGATGCCCATATTTTCTGCCGTCCTGATCAGCTTGAGGAAGAAATTTTCAATATCCTTGAATTGAATCTTCTGATTCTGAAAAATTTCGGTTTTGATGATTACGATATTTATCTTTCCACTCGACCGGAAAAATATGTGGGATCGGACGAAAACTGGAACCTTGCCACGGAATCATTAAAACTTGCCCTTGAAAAAAAGGGGCTCGAATATATGATAGACCCCGGCGAAGGGGTGTTTTACGGTCCGAAAATCGACATCAAGATCAAGGATCAGCTTGGCAGATCATGGCAGTGCTCGACTATTCAGGTTGACTTTAATCTTCCCGAGCGCTTTCAACTGGGATATACCGGTGCCGATAACAGTGAACATCAACCCATTATGATCCACCGGGCCCTCATGGGTTCCCTGGAGAGATTTATCGGAGTACTGATTGAACACTACGCGGGGGTTTTCCCGCTCTGGTTCGCACCTGTCCAGGCAAGAATTCTGAATATTACTGATGACCAGGCTGAATATTGCGAGGAAATATTCAAGCGTTTTCGTAAGGCGGGCCTCAGGGTCGAAAAAGATTTACGTAATGAGAAACTGAACTTTAAAATCAGGGAAGCCCAGGTCGGCAAGATTCCGTATATGCTTATAGTCGGTGACAAGGAAAAGGAAAACGGTACGGTAACCGTCCGTCTCCGTAATGGTAAAAATCTGCCGCCGATGACTGTTTCCGAATTCATTGACAAGGTCACTGAGGAAGTGGCTCAGGGCAGAGGCGACTGA
- the recR gene encoding recombination mediator RecR, protein MQVIPPALEKLIENLTLLPGIGKKTATRLAMNILRRPPSQARELARSLVDLHDSIQLCSCCFTFSESDPCDICAEPRRHADIICVVEQSADLLAIEKTATFRGHYHVLHGVLSPMDGIGPDEIKIRELLARVANGTISEVIIATSSTVPGEATANYLTDSLKDRPVKLTRLACGIPMGMDIKYADKYTLAKAIESRSTAL, encoded by the coding sequence ATGCAGGTCATCCCTCCGGCACTGGAAAAGCTGATCGAAAATCTCACGTTACTGCCGGGGATAGGCAAAAAAACCGCCACCCGGCTGGCGATGAATATTCTCCGTCGGCCCCCGTCCCAGGCAAGAGAGCTTGCCCGCTCGCTGGTGGATCTCCACGATTCCATACAACTCTGCTCCTGCTGTTTTACCTTCTCGGAAAGTGACCCCTGCGACATTTGCGCCGAACCACGACGGCATGCTGATATCATTTGCGTGGTCGAACAGTCCGCGGACCTGCTGGCCATTGAAAAAACAGCAACATTCCGGGGACATTACCATGTTCTTCACGGTGTTCTCTCCCCAATGGATGGAATAGGCCCGGATGAGATTAAAATCAGGGAACTGCTGGCACGTGTGGCCAATGGCACAATCAGCGAAGTCATCATCGCCACCAGCTCCACCGTTCCCGGAGAAGCTACGGCAAACTATCTTACCGATTCCCTGAAGGACAGACCCGTTAAGCTGACCAGGCTGGCCTGCGGAATTCCCATGGGTATGGATATTAAATACGCGGACAAATATACCCTGGCCAAAGCAATTGAGAGTCGCTCAACGGCCCTGTAG
- a CDS encoding YbaB/EbfC family nucleoid-associated protein produces MDLSSIMEQARNMQEKMAKIQQDLASKVITGSAGGGMVTVTVNGKADILSINIEKAVIDPDEKDMLQDLIVAATNDAVRRARELGKEEMTQLTGGLNIPGISNILNP; encoded by the coding sequence ATGGACCTCAGCAGTATAATGGAACAGGCCAGGAACATGCAGGAAAAAATGGCAAAAATCCAACAGGATCTTGCCTCAAAAGTGATTACCGGCAGTGCCGGCGGAGGAATGGTTACAGTCACGGTCAATGGCAAGGCAGACATTCTTTCCATCAATATTGAAAAGGCTGTCATTGATCCTGATGAAAAGGACATGCTGCAGGATCTCATTGTAGCTGCGACAAATGACGCTGTCCGCAGGGCACGGGAACTTGGCAAGGAAGAGATGACTCAGTTGACCGGTGGACTGAATATCCCCGGAATTTCCAATATACTGAATCCGTAG